The following is a genomic window from Chitinophaga caseinilytica.
GCTTCGGTGAAGTGGTAGCGCGAGCGGAAATCCATATGGTGGCCGCTCCAGACGGCAACGTATTCCAGCAGGAGGTCGTTGAGGCGGGCGCGGAGGAAGGTAGGCTGCTGGTCGGCCGGGAGCGTGCAGTGGCAGATATCGTCGAGGGTGCGGCGGATGGTTGGCGTGATCCGGGCGGAGTATTGCTGAAGGCCTGCATCGCTGCTGTGCCGGGCGTTGTGGTACACTTCGCGGATGGGCTGGTGGCGGGAGCTCAGCTCTTCGAGCATGCCGGGGTGAAGGTTGAATTGCAAGACGTCGGCTTCGCCGGAAGGCAGCTCAACGGGATGGCTGCCTTCGGGCACATAATAGAGATAATGGCAATCTTCATGTAGCCAGGTGTGGCCGAACCCCTTGAGCTGGCTGGGGACATTGCCTTTTAGCATGTAGGTGAGGGTGATGATGGGCTTGTCGGTAGTGGCGTTGATGCGCAGGGGCATGTTGTGGCGGAAGGTGTGGCGAAACGCTGCGAAGTCTTTTCCGCTAACGGACTGGGTACAAATTTCTCCGAAGGCGCCGCTGATTCGGGTGAGTTGGGCGTTGCGGAGGAATGGAGGCAATTGAAAGCTGGGTTGATCGTTACTGATAGCAGGTGCGAATGCGGGAGGAATAATGAAATGCATGGGTTATGCAGGTTTTGGTGAATGAATATGGGGTATCCGGTTGAATGTGCTTTCGGGGTGTATGCCGTTCTGGTTGGGTTATTTAACGCGGCGAATATACGAACAATTATT
Proteins encoded in this region:
- a CDS encoding AraC family transcriptional regulator, yielding MHFIIPPAFAPAISNDQPSFQLPPFLRNAQLTRISGAFGEICTQSVSGKDFAAFRHTFRHNMPLRINATTDKPIITLTYMLKGNVPSQLKGFGHTWLHEDCHYLYYVPEGSHPVELPSGEADVLQFNLHPGMLEELSSRHQPIREVYHNARHSSDAGLQQYSARITPTIRRTLDDICHCTLPADQQPTFLRARLNDLLLEYVAVWSGHHMDFRSRYHFTEADLEALHEALRLIAGDIARHYTRDEIARAVCIHPRKLSEGFRHAFGITLKDYLAQLRINKARQLLLETNASVRVIAGEVGYENVSAFIRAFHAQTGRSPASYRNG